A single region of the Psychrobacter alimentarius genome encodes:
- the oppC gene encoding oligopeptide ABC transporter permease OppC, with amino-acid sequence MSLIVDQPTDIILSPAKEIKGRSLWQDAWRRFYQNKAAVASFFILLLIGAFVLFVPLFAPFGYAETDWNFMQAAPSIENKHYFGTDSLGRDLLVRTAVGGRISLMVGIAGATVAVLFGTIYGATSGYLGGKVDMVMMRFLEILSAFPFMFFVILLVTIFGRNLVLIFVAIGLVSWLDVARIVRGQTLSLKSKEFIEAAHVGGVSGFNIIKRHIVPNVLGVVVIYASLLVPTMILFESFLSFLGLGVQEPMTSWGALLQEGSRTMQVAPWQILIPSAFLVITLFCFNFIGDGLRDAFDPKDR; translated from the coding sequence ATGAGCCTTATTGTAGACCAGCCCACCGACATTATCCTGTCGCCAGCGAAAGAGATTAAAGGTCGCAGTCTTTGGCAAGATGCGTGGCGACGTTTTTATCAAAACAAGGCGGCTGTGGCCAGCTTTTTTATCTTATTACTGATTGGGGCTTTTGTCCTATTTGTCCCGTTGTTTGCTCCTTTTGGTTATGCCGAGACCGATTGGAATTTTATGCAAGCTGCGCCTTCTATCGAAAATAAGCATTATTTTGGTACCGATTCACTTGGTCGAGATTTATTGGTGCGTACCGCCGTTGGTGGCCGTATCTCCTTAATGGTTGGGATAGCGGGAGCGACGGTTGCTGTACTTTTCGGTACCATTTATGGTGCGACGTCAGGCTATCTTGGCGGTAAAGTTGACATGGTGATGATGCGGTTTTTAGAGATTTTAAGTGCCTTTCCGTTCATGTTTTTTGTGATTTTATTGGTCACGATATTTGGACGCAACTTGGTCTTAATCTTTGTCGCTATCGGACTGGTGTCTTGGTTGGATGTCGCTCGGATTGTTCGTGGTCAGACGCTCAGCTTGAAGAGTAAAGAGTTCATCGAAGCGGCTCATGTAGGCGGCGTCTCAGGCTTTAATATTATCAAACGCCATATCGTGCCTAACGTGCTGGGTGTGGTGGTGATTTATGCCTCACTACTGGTACCGACGATGATTTTGTTTGAGTCGTTTTTGAGCTTTTTGGGACTGGGTGTACAAGAACCGATGACTAGCTGGGGTGCGCTATTGCAAGAAGGCTCTCGCACCATGCAAGTGGCGCCTTGGCAGATTTTGATTCCGTCGGCTTTTTTGGTCATTACTTTATTTTGCTTTAACTTTATTGGCGACGGTCTACGTGATGCGTTTGACCCTAAAGACCGCTAG
- a CDS encoding DUF2798 domain-containing protein, translating into MSKIPTIRIRTRRKYYRLIFTGLMALMMSLIISAALILIKVGWTEGFFDTLFHSWGLAFIVAWPSAYVCAYMIQEHVLSRIEFY; encoded by the coding sequence ATGAGTAAAATACCCACCATCAGAATCCGTACACGGCGCAAATACTACCGTCTAATCTTTACCGGACTTATGGCACTGATGATGTCACTCATTATCTCAGCTGCTTTGATCCTGATTAAAGTCGGCTGGACCGAGGGGTTTTTTGATACGCTGTTCCATTCGTGGGGATTGGCCTTTATCGTAGCGTGGCCGAGTGCATATGTTTGTGCCTATATGATTCAAGAACATGTGCTGAGTCGCATTGAGTTTTATTAA